Within the Pseudomonas oryzae genome, the region AAAGGAAGGGAAAGCAGGGTCTGGGCGGGCATGCGGCGGTGGACTCTCTGGGAGCAGCGCCGGACCTACGGCCGACGCGGGAGGCGCATTCTAGTGGTCCGCGTGGCGAGTTGGTTAACTCCGTGGGTTCAGGACCGGGCGCCGCGAGCAGTCATGGCCGGCCAGGCGAGGCGTGGTGTGGCAACGCGGCAAGCGGGCATCGGCGGCCTGCTCCAACCGGGCAGGCCACTCGCGCACCGCTCAGGCCGGTTGTGCGGCGGTCGGCGGCCCTTCACTCCCCGGCTTGGGCGTCCCCGTCGGGCTGCGTCGGGCGCCGTTGCAGGGCCTGCAGGCGTTCGATCACGTAGCGCAGGTGCAGGTGCAGCTGGTACAGCTCGCTGGAGTAGGACAGCGGCACCTCGACCTTGGCCAGCCGCTCCTCCAGCTGTTCCAGGCGGGCGATCTCCTCGTCCAGGCGCGCCGGCAGGGTGCCGGCGTCGAGCTGGCGGTCGATCTCGCGCAGGTGCTTGTACCAGCGGTAGATGCGCGCGCGGATGCGCCAGCGGTACACCGGACCGACCGCCTTGAACAGCGGGATCAGCACCACCAGCAGCGGTATCAGCAGGATGATGTAGCGGTCGGCCAGCGAGGCGATGCGGAACGGCAGGTAGCGCTGCAGCAGCGGCAGGCCGTTGCCGTGGAAGTAGGCGGCCTCCTGCAGCAGCGGCAGGGTTTCGGGCTCGGCGCTGGGGAAGGCGCCGGGCGGATCGAGCAGGTTGCCGTCAGCCAGCACCTTGCGCGCGGCGGCGAGGATCAGCGGGGTGAGCGCCGGGTGGAAGCTGTCGTTGACCACCAGTGTGGCGGCCGGGGCGAGGGTGACGATGTCGCGCTGCGGGCTGTCGCTGGCCAGGTCGAGCAGGCCCTGGCCGACGCTGATGGCGTGCACGAACGGCAGGCGCGCCTGGTAGGCCGCGGCGCGGCGGAAGTCGACCAGGCGCAGCTCGGGCGCGGCGGCCAGGCGGCGGATCAGCGGATCTTCCGCCGGGCCGATGACGAAGGCGGCATCCAGCTCGCCGGCCAGCAGGGCATCGGCGGCCTGGCTGCCGCTGCGCCACTGCCAGCTGGCCGGGTACTGCTCGGCGGCGATGCCGTTGGCGGCGAGCACCGCGCCGCTGACCATGGCGGTGCCGCTGTTCGCCGCGCCGAGGGCGACGCGCAGCGGCAGCAGGTCGTGCATGCGGCGGATCTTCAGCTGGCGCCGCTGGAACAGCCACAGCGGCTCCTGGTAGACCGCGCCGAGGGCGTGCAGGCGCTGGCGTTCGCCGTCGCTCAGCTGCCGCTCCAGACCGCTCTGGGTCAGGCCGAGCTGCACCTCCGCAGCCTCGTCGAGCAGCAGGCGCAGGTTGTCGCGCGCGCCGTGGCTGGGCACCAGGGTCAGCTCGAAGCCCTCTTTGGCCAGTTCGTCGCGCAGCCGCGCGGCGAAGCGCGCATAGCCGCCACCCTCGGCGCCGGTGGCCATGCGCGCATGCATCGGCGGCGGCGGGGCGACGAAGTAGAACAGCGCGCCGACCAGCGCGGCGAGGACCGGCACCAGCCACAGGTTGGCGCGCAGGATGATCGACAGGTCTTGCAGCAGACGACGCATGGCGTGTTCCGGTGATGGTCTGCCTGAAGGATAACCGTCCGCCCGCCGGAGCGCTCAGAGCGGCGGCCGGGCCTCCGCGACGGGCAGCCGCAGACGGCCGCCGGACAGCGCCAGCACCGCCAGCAGGCCCAGGGCATAGAGCGCA harbors:
- a CDS encoding TAXI family TRAP transporter solute-binding subunit, translated to MRRLLQDLSIILRANLWLVPVLAALVGALFYFVAPPPPMHARMATGAEGGGYARFAARLRDELAKEGFELTLVPSHGARDNLRLLLDEAAEVQLGLTQSGLERQLSDGERQRLHALGAVYQEPLWLFQRRQLKIRRMHDLLPLRVALGAANSGTAMVSGAVLAANGIAAEQYPASWQWRSGSQAADALLAGELDAAFVIGPAEDPLIRRLAAAPELRLVDFRRAAAYQARLPFVHAISVGQGLLDLASDSPQRDIVTLAPAATLVVNDSFHPALTPLILAAARKVLADGNLLDPPGAFPSAEPETLPLLQEAAYFHGNGLPLLQRYLPFRIASLADRYIILLIPLLVVLIPLFKAVGPVYRWRIRARIYRWYKHLREIDRQLDAGTLPARLDEEIARLEQLEERLAKVEVPLSYSSELYQLHLHLRYVIERLQALQRRPTQPDGDAQAGE